A single window of Streptomyces sp. NBC_00464 DNA harbors:
- a CDS encoding ISAs1 family transposase, producing the protein MRGSRTTEKTAVVLLAAMDHTGTVLAQRQIADKSNEIPAFATLLDAIENLDGVMITADALHTQHAHGAYLRSRGAHYLAIVKKNHAKLHDRVRHLPWRDMPLEHYDRTRAHHRIEIRRLKAAAFDHLDYPDAKQALQITRWRLDRATGELTIKRIYLITSLAPGTATGPELASWIRGHWGIENLLHHVRDRTFREDDSKVCTGHLPRTMASLRNLAIGVHRQDGAATMVAALRRTARDYRRPLTALGLT; encoded by the coding sequence GTGCGCGGCTCACGCACGACCGAGAAGACCGCGGTGGTCCTGCTCGCCGCGATGGACCACACCGGCACCGTCCTGGCCCAGCGGCAGATCGCCGACAAGAGCAACGAGATCCCCGCCTTCGCAACCCTGCTGGATGCGATCGAGAATCTGGACGGCGTCATGATCACCGCTGACGCGCTGCACACCCAGCACGCCCACGGCGCCTACCTCCGCTCCCGCGGGGCCCACTACCTGGCGATCGTGAAGAAGAACCACGCCAAGCTCCACGACCGGGTGCGTCATCTGCCCTGGCGGGACATGCCGTTGGAGCACTACGACCGCACCCGCGCCCACCACCGCATCGAGATCCGCAGGCTGAAGGCCGCCGCCTTTGATCACCTCGACTACCCCGACGCGAAACAGGCCCTCCAGATCACCCGGTGGCGCCTGGACCGGGCCACCGGAGAACTCACGATCAAGCGGATCTACCTGATCACCAGCCTCGCCCCCGGCACCGCGACCGGCCCCGAACTCGCTTCCTGGATCAGAGGCCACTGGGGCATCGAGAACCTTCTGCACCACGTCCGCGACCGGACCTTCCGCGAGGACGACTCCAAGGTCTGCACCGGTCATCTGCCCCGCACCATGGCCTCCCTGCGCAACCTCGCCATCGGGGTTCATCGCCAGGACGGTGCCGCCACCATGGTCGCGGCCCTTCGACGCACCGCCCGCGACTACCGCCGCCCCCTGACCGCCCTCGGGCTCACCTGA